The proteins below are encoded in one region of Maribacter aestuarii:
- the pxpB gene encoding 5-oxoprolinase subunit PxpB, producing the protein MIPPPIHIKPFGIHAVLIEWPNEVSETVLNSILQFEDYLKDECLEDENWETVPSYNSLLLLNRTQTIEFFSISKKINSWYDKVKERKPRQRYLWRLPVSYDKEFGIDLKEISEKLNKSVEEIIALHTGEIYTVYGIGFLPGFMYLGGLNEALELPRKASPRLKVAPGSVAIAGKQTGIYPQESPGGWNIIGSCTVPIFNLQNENPCFVNVGDKIQFYEISRAEYDLHKIEAEVGIYQLEKIKLDA; encoded by the coding sequence GTGATACCTCCCCCAATCCACATAAAACCCTTTGGAATTCATGCAGTTTTAATTGAATGGCCCAATGAGGTCAGTGAAACTGTCCTAAATAGTATTCTTCAGTTTGAGGATTATCTTAAGGACGAGTGTTTAGAGGATGAAAATTGGGAAACGGTACCATCTTACAATTCCTTACTACTCTTGAACAGGACACAGACTATTGAATTTTTTTCAATCAGTAAAAAAATAAATAGTTGGTACGACAAGGTAAAGGAGCGTAAACCTAGGCAACGTTATCTATGGCGCTTACCAGTTTCCTATGATAAGGAATTTGGGATTGATTTAAAAGAAATTTCCGAAAAGTTAAACAAATCCGTTGAGGAAATCATAGCGCTTCATACAGGAGAAATATATACGGTCTACGGAATTGGGTTTTTGCCCGGTTTTATGTACTTAGGAGGCTTAAATGAGGCTTTGGAGCTACCAAGAAAGGCTTCCCCACGTTTAAAAGTTGCCCCGGGCTCCGTTGCGATTGCAGGAAAACAAACGGGTATTTATCCACAAGAATCACCTGGTGGTTGGAATATCATAGGGAGCTGTACGGTTCCCATTTTTAATCTTCAAAATGAAAACCCCTGCTTTGTAAATGTTGGAGATAAGATACAGTTCTATGAGATTTCACGCGCAGAGTATGATTTGCATAAAATAGAGGCTGAGGTGGGCATATATCAACTAGAAAAAATTAAGTTAGATGCTTAA
- a CDS encoding pyridoxal phosphate-dependent aminotransferase, whose translation MKNIDRRQWLKTAGLSGSFTLLGGLSTMGMDLPARPSTTLDTIAKLNSNENPFGPSKAVRARITSTFDEACRYPSVVFRPLLEQIAEKEGVSTNHIVITGGSTEGLKAAGLTYGMNGGEIIAADPTFQALLTYAENFGAHIHRVPVDSNMGHDLNEMERRINAKTGLIFICNPNNPTGTLLDKNKLRDFCVTASKKTMVFSDEAYYDFITEPDYPSMVELVKDNMNVVVSKTFSKVYGLAGLRIGYLVARPDIASRLQNNIMAMTNVLAIEAAKEALKDDDFYKFSISKNVEAKNAIYKTLDDLDLPYIKSHTNFVFFKTGRPIAEMLSEMKKENVLIGRPFPPFYEWARISTGTMEDIKMFDRGLRKVMG comes from the coding sequence ATGAAAAATATAGATCGAAGACAATGGCTAAAAACTGCCGGACTTTCCGGCAGTTTTACTTTATTAGGAGGTTTAAGTACAATGGGAATGGACCTACCTGCACGACCTTCAACTACCCTTGATACTATTGCCAAATTAAATTCCAACGAAAATCCCTTTGGTCCTTCCAAAGCCGTACGGGCAAGAATTACGAGTACTTTTGATGAAGCTTGCAGATACCCTTCAGTCGTATTCAGGCCTTTGTTGGAACAAATTGCGGAGAAAGAAGGAGTTTCTACGAATCACATCGTAATTACCGGTGGTTCTACCGAAGGCCTCAAGGCCGCTGGATTAACCTATGGAATGAATGGTGGAGAGATTATTGCTGCAGACCCTACTTTTCAAGCGCTGCTAACTTATGCCGAGAATTTTGGTGCCCACATTCATCGCGTACCTGTTGATTCTAATATGGGACACGACTTAAATGAAATGGAGAGAAGAATCAACGCTAAAACAGGGTTGATATTTATCTGCAATCCTAATAACCCGACCGGTACTTTATTGGACAAAAACAAACTCAGGGATTTTTGCGTCACTGCGAGTAAAAAAACAATGGTTTTTAGCGACGAGGCCTACTACGACTTTATCACAGAACCGGACTATCCTTCCATGGTAGAACTGGTTAAGGATAATATGAATGTAGTTGTCTCTAAAACCTTTTCCAAAGTTTACGGACTGGCCGGACTTCGAATCGGCTATTTAGTGGCCAGACCGGATATTGCTTCTAGATTACAAAATAATATTATGGCCATGACCAATGTACTTGCCATAGAAGCGGCGAAAGAGGCGTTAAAAGATGACGATTTCTATAAGTTCAGTATATCGAAAAACGTGGAGGCGAAAAACGCGATTTATAAAACATTGGATGATTTGGATTTACCATACATCAAATCCCATACGAATTTTGTATTCTTTAAAACCGGCAGACCTATAGCTGAAATGCTTAGCGAAATGAAGAAAGAAAACGTTCTTATTGGTCGACCCTTCCCTCCCTTTTACGAATGGGCAAGAATAAGTACAGGGACAATGGAGGATATTAAAATGTTTGATAGGGGGCTCAGGAAAGTGATGGGGTAA
- a CDS encoding MBL fold metallo-hydrolase — translation MKVKLHGTRGTYPTSSVNNQTYGGNTPCIEVINGKERIIVDAGTGILGIDFDSFYEYGRIDILLTHLHMDHIQGLAFCKPLFNPNKEVHIWGPGGSPESLKARLNRFLSPPLFPIPLRDIPCKLNVQELPNTTFTIGNFVISTAYISHPGPTVGFRIQCGSKAITYLPDHEPVIGKPHLYPEDDWVSGFELAYESNLLIHDSQYSEEEYMNKVGWGHSSLEMAAEFCSRTKAKQLLLFHHDPAHSDEERTQMFEYFMQKVNYNFPISLAVQGDEIQV, via the coding sequence ATGAAGGTAAAGCTACATGGTACCCGAGGAACATATCCTACCTCCTCTGTAAACAATCAAACCTATGGTGGTAATACCCCATGCATAGAGGTGATAAACGGCAAGGAAAGAATAATTGTTGACGCGGGCACCGGAATTTTAGGAATCGATTTTGACTCCTTTTATGAGTACGGTCGAATCGATATTTTGCTAACGCACTTGCACATGGATCATATACAAGGTTTGGCTTTTTGCAAACCATTGTTCAATCCCAATAAGGAGGTGCATATTTGGGGGCCTGGCGGCAGTCCTGAATCACTGAAAGCCAGATTAAATCGGTTTTTATCACCACCTCTTTTTCCAATTCCCTTAAGAGATATCCCTTGCAAGCTAAATGTTCAAGAACTACCGAATACAACTTTTACAATTGGGAATTTTGTTATATCCACTGCATACATAAGCCATCCCGGACCAACGGTCGGTTTTCGCATCCAATGTGGTTCCAAAGCAATAACTTACCTGCCAGATCACGAACCGGTTATTGGTAAACCACACCTTTATCCAGAAGATGATTGGGTCTCTGGATTTGAATTGGCTTACGAATCGAACCTTCTTATACACGACTCCCAATACAGCGAGGAAGAATATATGAACAAAGTGGGATGGGGACATAGCTCATTGGAGATGGCCGCTGAATTTTGTTCTAGAACAAAGGCCAAGCAATTACTATTATTCCATCACGACCCAGCACATTCGGATGAAGAGAGAACCCAGATGTTTGAGTATTTTATGCAGAAGGTCAACTATAATTTCCCTATTTCCCTTGCTGTTCAAGGAGATGAAATCCAAGTTTAA
- the pxpA gene encoding 5-oxoprolinase subunit PxpA: MDKIYIDINCDVGEGMGIEADIFPLISSCSIACGGHAGDTKSMTKMVELAQQHKVKIGAHPSYPDKLNFGRVSLKMDAKELADSVQTQIESLKSISEKSSIPLHHIKPHGALYNDIAKDEKLATIFLEAIAIYKSDLFLYVPPGSVIEVLAQKNGFKIKLEAFGDRNYTADLKLVSRKHPDALITAPEAVLNHLLEIIKIGRVRTVTGDFRNLMADTYCIHGDTRNALQILTYLSLELPNHKIYITK; this comes from the coding sequence ATGGATAAAATCTATATTGATATTAATTGTGATGTTGGAGAAGGTATGGGAATCGAGGCCGATATCTTTCCATTGATATCCTCATGCAGCATTGCTTGTGGGGGACATGCCGGAGATACGAAATCCATGACCAAAATGGTTGAACTCGCCCAACAACACAAGGTAAAAATTGGGGCACATCCATCGTATCCGGATAAATTAAATTTTGGTCGGGTTTCTTTGAAAATGGATGCAAAGGAGCTCGCGGACAGTGTTCAAACACAGATTGAAAGCTTAAAATCAATAAGCGAAAAATCGAGTATCCCGTTACACCACATTAAACCGCATGGGGCCTTATATAATGATATTGCAAAAGATGAAAAGCTCGCGACTATTTTTTTGGAAGCCATAGCTATATATAAATCCGATTTGTTTCTCTATGTTCCGCCTGGCTCAGTAATTGAAGTATTAGCTCAAAAAAATGGGTTCAAGATTAAACTTGAAGCTTTTGGCGATAGAAACTATACTGCGGATTTGAAACTCGTTTCTCGGAAACATCCCGACGCACTCATTACAGCACCAGAAGCCGTACTAAATCATTTGCTTGAAATAATTAAAATAGGTAGGGTAAGAACCGTGACAGGGGATTTTAGGAATTTGATGGCAGATACCTACTGCATTCATGGCGATACACGGAACGCTTTACAAATTTTAACGTATCTTTCTTTGGAATTACCCAACCATAAAATCTACATTACCAAGTGA
- a CDS encoding PAS domain-containing protein, which yields MSAHEIEIILSRQLADCLTVPVFIVNPEGTLIFYNEPAEKILGQKFQDTGPMPVGDWGTSFFPHDEDGKDLPPEELPLVQTIKNKVPAHKTFWIKALDGKSTKISVTAIPIIGRSKNFSGAMAIFWDNEDKS from the coding sequence ATGTCAGCACACGAAATCGAAATCATCTTAAGCAGGCAGTTGGCAGATTGTCTTACCGTACCGGTTTTTATAGTAAACCCAGAAGGAACCCTTATATTTTATAACGAACCTGCAGAAAAAATACTGGGACAAAAATTTCAGGATACCGGACCCATGCCAGTTGGCGATTGGGGCACTTCATTTTTTCCGCATGATGAGGATGGAAAGGATTTACCACCAGAGGAACTTCCCTTGGTGCAAACTATAAAAAATAAAGTGCCGGCACACAAGACATTTTGGATTAAAGCCCTGGACGGAAAGTCTACTAAAATATCGGTGACTGCTATTCCAATAATCGGGCGGTCTAAAAATTTTTCCGGAGCCATGGCCATTTTTTGGGATAACGAAGATAAATCATGA
- a CDS encoding YifB family Mg chelatase-like AAA ATPase, with protein sequence MLTKVYGSAVFGVEATTITVEVNIDKGIGYHLVGLPDNAIKESNYRIAAALQNNGYKIPGKKITINMAPADLRKEGSAYDLTLALGILAASNQIQSADIEKYIIMGELSLDGSLQPIKGALPIAIKAKEEGFTGFILPNENAREAAIVSDLKVYGVDSIKQVLEFFDQGTPLEQTIIDTRAEFYKSLDFPEFDFSDVKGQESIKRCMEIAAAGGHNIILIGPPGAGKTMLAKRLPSILPPMTLHEALETTKIHSVVGKIKNMGLMSQRPFRSPHHTISDVALVGGGAYPQPGEISLSHNGVLFLDELPEFKRGVLEVMRQPLEDREVTISRARFTVTYPSSFMLVASMNPSPGGYFNDPDAPVTSSPAEMQRYLSKISGPLLDRIDIHIEVTPVPFEKLSEERKGESSVDIRKRVTAAREIQTKRFTELGNVHYNAQMKTKQIREYCKLDEKSKALLKSAMERLNLSARAYDRILKVARTIADLANEEKLDGNHISEAIQYRSLDREGWLG encoded by the coding sequence ATGCTTACAAAAGTTTACGGGAGTGCTGTTTTCGGTGTCGAAGCGACTACAATAACCGTTGAGGTAAATATAGATAAAGGAATAGGGTATCACTTGGTGGGTCTTCCAGATAACGCGATTAAAGAAAGTAATTACAGGATAGCCGCCGCCCTACAAAATAATGGCTATAAGATTCCAGGAAAAAAAATAACGATAAACATGGCTCCTGCCGACCTTCGAAAAGAGGGTTCTGCCTATGACCTAACCTTGGCGCTTGGAATATTGGCAGCCTCGAATCAAATTCAATCTGCGGATATTGAAAAATATATAATAATGGGGGAACTTTCCCTGGATGGAAGTTTACAACCCATAAAAGGAGCCTTACCTATAGCTATTAAAGCAAAGGAAGAGGGATTTACAGGTTTCATTTTACCTAATGAAAATGCTAGGGAAGCTGCAATTGTTAGTGATTTAAAGGTATATGGCGTGGATAGCATCAAGCAGGTACTGGAGTTTTTTGATCAAGGAACACCTTTGGAACAAACCATTATAGATACTAGAGCAGAATTTTATAAAAGTCTCGATTTTCCTGAGTTTGATTTTTCCGATGTAAAGGGTCAAGAAAGTATAAAACGTTGTATGGAAATCGCGGCCGCAGGCGGCCACAACATTATTTTAATTGGTCCACCGGGTGCGGGTAAAACTATGCTGGCCAAGCGTTTGCCATCCATTCTGCCTCCGATGACGCTTCACGAGGCATTGGAGACCACCAAAATTCATAGTGTTGTCGGGAAAATTAAGAATATGGGGCTCATGAGTCAGCGACCTTTTAGAAGTCCGCACCACACTATTTCCGATGTAGCTTTGGTTGGGGGAGGAGCATATCCACAACCAGGGGAGATATCCCTTTCCCACAACGGAGTTTTGTTTCTGGACGAACTGCCTGAATTTAAGCGGGGAGTTCTCGAAGTTATGCGCCAACCTTTGGAAGATCGCGAAGTAACAATTTCTCGCGCCCGCTTTACGGTAACCTATCCCAGTAGTTTTATGTTGGTAGCGAGCATGAACCCAAGTCCCGGGGGTTATTTTAACGACCCGGATGCCCCTGTGACTTCCTCTCCGGCGGAAATGCAACGGTATTTAAGTAAAATTTCTGGTCCATTATTGGACCGAATAGATATTCACATTGAAGTTACCCCAGTACCTTTTGAGAAACTATCCGAAGAACGAAAAGGGGAGAGTAGTGTAGACATCCGCAAGCGGGTGACGGCCGCTAGGGAAATACAAACAAAAAGGTTCACGGAATTGGGGAATGTGCATTACAATGCACAAATGAAGACAAAACAAATCCGAGAATACTGTAAGTTAGATGAAAAATCAAAGGCCTTACTCAAAAGTGCAATGGAAAGACTAAACCTTTCTGCACGTGCTTATGACCGTATCCTTAAAGTTGCACGCACCATCGCCGATTTGGCCAATGAAGAAAAATTGGACGGAAACCATATTTCGGAAGCTATCCAATATCGTTCCTTGGATAGGGAGGGCTGGTTGGGATAA
- a CDS encoding DUF3667 domain-containing protein, with translation MPATEQCKNCEQTFDSSFEYCPHCGMEATDNLTVGVLFSNTIENYFSIDARFFRSFVTLMIKPGVLARRFVDGKRLKYLHPAQFYLFISVVFFFIFSFSVRKADNEVSEVIKKGLEREVNLDSLAVNVDSLEMADARAALRKNQDVIGMSDDELMVLDSVMSSDSQVPNISLGFKRKLLDSLIAVGAPLEQKLKAMGMKEDTNAFGRRFYAQMLKFYEKQGGGIIQVLYDTIPIAMFLLLPLFALFLKIFYWKPATFAHHLVFSFYFFTFIFTSFCVMLLVNKVWEIPIWIEVLICFSFIVYLIIALRNFYRSSWLGAFFKASIISFFYMLVIVPVAAIGIIMVAFMLY, from the coding sequence ATGCCAGCCACAGAACAGTGTAAAAATTGCGAACAAACATTTGATTCCTCCTTTGAATACTGCCCACACTGTGGTATGGAAGCAACGGACAACCTTACTGTTGGAGTCTTGTTCAGTAATACCATAGAAAACTACTTTTCCATAGATGCCAGATTCTTTAGGAGTTTTGTTACCCTTATGATTAAGCCTGGTGTACTCGCACGGCGGTTTGTTGATGGAAAACGACTGAAATACTTACATCCCGCACAGTTTTACCTCTTTATCTCAGTTGTCTTTTTTTTTATTTTTTCCTTTAGTGTTCGTAAAGCCGATAACGAGGTTTCTGAGGTAATAAAAAAAGGGTTGGAGCGGGAAGTGAACTTAGATTCTCTTGCTGTTAATGTAGATTCATTGGAAATGGCAGATGCCAGGGCTGCCTTAAGAAAAAACCAAGATGTTATTGGTATGTCAGATGATGAATTAATGGTTTTGGATTCCGTTATGAGTTCAGATTCCCAAGTGCCCAATATATCATTAGGTTTTAAGCGCAAGTTGTTAGATTCCCTTATCGCGGTAGGTGCACCTTTGGAACAAAAATTAAAGGCTATGGGAATGAAGGAGGATACAAATGCTTTTGGCCGAAGATTCTATGCTCAAATGTTGAAATTTTATGAAAAACAGGGTGGAGGTATTATTCAGGTATTGTATGATACTATTCCTATTGCGATGTTTCTTCTTTTACCGCTATTTGCTTTATTTCTTAAAATATTTTATTGGAAACCGGCAACTTTTGCCCACCATTTAGTATTTAGTTTTTACTTCTTCACCTTTATATTCACTTCATTCTGCGTTATGCTTTTAGTAAATAAAGTGTGGGAGATTCCTATTTGGATAGAAGTGCTAATTTGTTTTTCATTCATTGTTTACTTAATAATCGCACTACGAAACTTTTATAGGAGTTCATGGTTAGGTGCTTTCTTTAAGGCCAGTATCATTTCATTTTTCTATATGCTTGTTATTGTGCCAGTAGCTGCAATAGGAATTATTATGGTGGCCTTTATGCTCTATTGA
- a CDS encoding penicillin acylase family protein: protein MKIIKKIVKWLLIFLVLVGVGIFIFIQTLKPDYDGEKKLEGLEKKVTVYYDTYGIPHIYGDSEKDAFRTLGYVHAQDRLWQMELLRRIASGGLSEVFGKDLIGTDKFFLALGIDEASVKTVSGVDENKEAVQLAEAYLDGINQFIANGPTPIEFYLTGIEKSEFTLKDVYNTMGYMAFSFAMAHKTDPLLTEIKDKLGPEYLKDLEIESDTNTVWIKNYYPLSDQVLQNNIASIVSEALGNLNLPLFEGSNSWVIAPEKTKNGKVIFANDPHIGFAQPSVWYEAHLETPTYSKYGYNIAGIPFPVLGHNRKLAYGMTMFENDDVDFYYEENNPSDENMYRHQDKWVAYETLTKTIKVKDTSDVSFTFKKSVHGPILNGIADQVTGQRPVAMSWIYTQMENRVIDAVYRMSHAETLDQFKEALPAIHAPGLNIMYGDAEGNVAWFASAQLYEIPDSVNTKLIYEQGSGLKENKTLLNFSQNPQAINPPWNYVYSANNQPDSIVGMLYPGYYLPENRAKRIVNLLEPKNDWDSASVSEMILDVNSSVNPSIVSDLVKHIDVTQLSDKELKILDLLNAWEGKYNLESLGATIYTRLEYFFLVNTFKDELGEEEFNQFLSTHLSKRIIALMAQKMESVWWDDSNTPEVIEDKIFVVQKSYLNAIASLEQQLGPDYSKWTWNRVHTLEHPHPIGQVDALRSFFNVGPFPVHGTREVINNMFFPYDSTGEYKTSSGPSTRRIIDFSDIENSMSILPTGQSGNPLSKHYEDQAEMFLNGKFRKMMMNKEEIQKGEEILTFRPKD, encoded by the coding sequence ATGAAAATCATTAAAAAAATCGTAAAGTGGCTGCTCATCTTTTTGGTATTAGTGGGTGTTGGAATTTTCATTTTTATCCAAACTTTAAAACCGGATTATGATGGTGAAAAAAAACTGGAGGGATTGGAGAAGAAGGTCACCGTTTACTATGACACCTATGGAATTCCACATATATACGGAGACTCTGAAAAGGATGCCTTTAGAACCCTAGGTTATGTACACGCACAGGACAGGCTTTGGCAGATGGAACTGTTGAGAAGGATTGCTAGCGGAGGATTATCAGAGGTTTTCGGGAAGGATTTAATCGGTACCGATAAATTTTTTCTTGCTTTGGGCATTGATGAGGCATCGGTCAAAACGGTTTCAGGCGTTGATGAAAATAAAGAAGCTGTTCAGTTGGCAGAGGCATACTTGGATGGTATCAATCAGTTTATTGCAAATGGTCCAACGCCAATCGAGTTTTATCTAACGGGCATTGAAAAATCGGAGTTTACGCTTAAAGACGTTTATAATACAATGGGATACATGGCCTTTAGTTTTGCAATGGCACATAAAACCGATCCGCTACTTACGGAAATTAAGGACAAGTTGGGACCAGAATATTTGAAAGACCTAGAAATTGAATCCGATACAAACACAGTATGGATAAAAAACTACTATCCCCTGTCTGATCAGGTACTGCAGAACAACATTGCGTCAATCGTTTCTGAAGCATTGGGGAATCTAAACTTACCGCTTTTTGAGGGTAGCAATAGTTGGGTCATTGCTCCTGAAAAAACTAAAAATGGAAAGGTAATATTTGCCAATGACCCACATATTGGTTTTGCACAGCCATCAGTTTGGTATGAGGCGCATTTAGAAACGCCAACCTATTCCAAGTACGGTTATAACATTGCTGGTATTCCGTTTCCTGTTTTAGGCCATAACAGAAAACTGGCGTATGGCATGACCATGTTTGAAAATGATGATGTGGACTTTTATTATGAAGAGAATAATCCTTCGGATGAAAATATGTATCGCCACCAGGATAAGTGGGTAGCATATGAAACCCTAACTAAAACTATTAAAGTGAAGGATACCTCGGATGTTTCCTTTACTTTCAAAAAATCCGTTCATGGTCCCATTCTAAATGGGATAGCGGACCAAGTTACCGGTCAAAGACCGGTCGCAATGTCTTGGATTTATACGCAAATGGAGAATAGAGTTATTGATGCGGTTTATAGAATGAGCCACGCAGAAACACTGGACCAGTTTAAGGAAGCGCTCCCTGCCATACACGCTCCGGGACTCAATATTATGTATGGTGATGCCGAGGGAAACGTAGCCTGGTTCGCTTCTGCCCAATTATACGAGATTCCTGATAGTGTAAATACGAAACTGATTTACGAGCAAGGTTCTGGATTGAAAGAAAATAAAACACTTCTAAATTTTTCACAGAATCCGCAAGCAATAAATCCACCTTGGAATTATGTGTATTCCGCAAATAATCAACCTGATTCCATAGTGGGAATGTTATACCCGGGTTATTATCTCCCTGAGAATAGGGCGAAAAGGATTGTAAACCTACTGGAACCCAAAAATGATTGGGACAGCGCATCAGTAAGTGAAATGATTTTGGATGTTAACTCGTCCGTAAACCCAAGTATCGTAAGTGATTTGGTAAAACATATTGACGTTACTCAACTCTCCGATAAGGAACTTAAAATCTTGGATCTGCTGAATGCTTGGGAAGGAAAATATAATCTTGAAAGTTTAGGAGCCACAATTTATACACGCCTGGAGTATTTCTTCCTAGTTAACACTTTTAAAGATGAGCTGGGTGAGGAAGAATTCAATCAGTTCTTATCTACCCACCTTAGTAAACGCATCATCGCCCTCATGGCGCAGAAAATGGAATCGGTTTGGTGGGACGATTCAAATACACCTGAGGTAATTGAAGATAAAATATTTGTCGTCCAAAAGTCATATCTAAACGCGATAGCGTCCCTAGAACAGCAATTGGGCCCTGACTACTCTAAATGGACATGGAACCGAGTGCATACCCTGGAACATCCCCATCCCATTGGTCAAGTGGATGCTTTGCGTTCTTTTTTTAATGTAGGGCCTTTTCCCGTTCACGGTACTAGGGAAGTAATAAACAATATGTTTTTCCCGTATGATTCCACGGGGGAATACAAGACTAGTTCTGGCCCTTCAACTCGAAGGATAATAGATTTTTCCGATATTGAAAACAGTATGAGCATTTTGCCAACGGGACAGTCCGGTAATCCATTAAGTAAACATTATGAAGATCAGGCAGAGATGTTTTTGAACGGAAAATTTCGAAAAATGATGATGAACAAAGAAGAAATTCAAAAGGGCGAAGAAATTCTTACATTTAGGCCAAAGGATTAA
- a CDS encoding Nramp family divalent metal transporter: protein MFKKIGPGVLIAAAFIGPGTVTACTLAGVGFGFSLLWAMLLSIIATIVLQEMSARLGIITQKGLASVIKQELSTPWIRSTMIGIILGAIVIGNAAYEAGNIGGGTLGLEAIFGNAYSDYYAWVIGGMAFILLYIGNYKVLEKVFVLLVLIMSLSFVITAILTKPDLFELAKGLFVPKVSEDSILTIVALVGTTIVPYNLFLHASLVSEKWKSAKDLKAAKRDTVVSIVLGGMVSICIIITAAAINNNQVENVMDMAEGLKPLYGSSAKYFIGVGLFAAGITSAITAPLAAAYVAASCFGWDVNFKHWKFRMIWMLILGLGVFFLTFDIRPIEIIKFAQVANGILLPVIAIFLLWVVNRTSVMGAYKNTRLQNTIGVTIILLSIILGAKSIFKVLGLF from the coding sequence ATGTTCAAAAAAATTGGCCCCGGAGTTTTAATCGCTGCTGCTTTCATAGGTCCGGGTACGGTAACTGCCTGTACCTTGGCAGGGGTAGGTTTTGGTTTTTCACTTTTATGGGCCATGCTTCTGTCTATTATAGCAACGATAGTGCTCCAAGAAATGTCGGCAAGGTTGGGTATTATCACCCAAAAGGGTTTAGCAAGTGTTATAAAGCAGGAATTGAGCACACCATGGATACGGAGTACGATGATTGGAATTATTCTGGGAGCCATTGTCATTGGAAATGCTGCTTATGAAGCTGGAAATATCGGAGGTGGAACTCTGGGCCTGGAGGCAATTTTTGGAAATGCTTATTCGGACTATTATGCATGGGTAATAGGAGGTATGGCGTTCATCCTATTGTATATAGGAAACTATAAGGTATTGGAAAAGGTATTTGTCCTGTTGGTACTGATAATGAGCCTTTCCTTCGTTATTACGGCCATATTGACGAAACCAGATTTATTTGAGCTCGCAAAGGGGCTTTTTGTACCTAAGGTTTCTGAAGATAGTATTTTAACCATTGTCGCTTTAGTGGGGACAACTATTGTACCTTATAATCTTTTTTTACATGCCTCCTTGGTAAGTGAAAAATGGAAGTCGGCAAAAGACCTCAAAGCAGCCAAAAGAGATACAGTGGTTTCCATTGTTCTTGGAGGTATGGTTTCAATTTGCATTATAATTACTGCTGCGGCCATTAATAACAACCAAGTGGAGAACGTAATGGATATGGCAGAGGGCTTAAAACCTTTGTATGGGTCTAGCGCCAAATATTTTATAGGAGTTGGTTTATTTGCAGCAGGTATAACTTCGGCCATTACGGCACCATTGGCAGCCGCTTATGTTGCTGCCAGTTGTTTTGGGTGGGACGTTAATTTCAAACACTGGAAGTTTCGGATGATTTGGATGCTTATTCTAGGGCTCGGTGTTTTCTTTTTGACCTTTGATATACGGCCCATAGAGATTATAAAATTTGCGCAGGTTGCCAATGGCATCCTATTACCGGTAATTGCCATATTCCTTTTATGGGTGGTGAACAGGACTTCGGTTATGGGGGCTTATAAAAATACGAGGTTGCAAAACACCATCGGTGTAACCATCATTCTACTTTCCATTATATTGGGAGCTAAAAGCATATTTAAAGTATTAGGATTGTTCTAA